From the genome of Symphalangus syndactylus isolate Jambi chromosome 5, NHGRI_mSymSyn1-v2.1_pri, whole genome shotgun sequence, one region includes:
- the LOC129482347 gene encoding small ribosomal subunit protein bS21m, translating to MAKHLMFITRTVMVQEGNVESAYRTLNRILTMDGLIEDIKRRRYYEKPCRRRQRESYERCRRIYNMEMARKINFLMRKNRADPWQGC from the coding sequence ATGGCAAAACATCTGATGTTCATCACCAGGACTGTGATGGTACAGGAAGGGAACGTGGAAAGCGCATACAGGACCCTAAACAGAATCCTCACTATGGATGGGCTCATTGAGGACATTAAGCGTCGGCGGTATTATGAGAAGCCATGCCGCCGGCGACAGAGGGAAAGCTATGAAAGGTGCCGGCGGATCTACAACATGGAAATGGCTCGCAAGATCAACTTCTTGATGAGAAAGAATCGGGCAGATCCGTGGCAGGGCTGCTGA